In Aspergillus fumigatus Af293 chromosome 4, whole genome shotgun sequence, one genomic interval encodes:
- the facA gene encoding acetate--CoA ligase — protein MSDGDVKPAKPAVVLEANDVDTFHVPKAFYEKHPSKTHLKDLDEYKKLYDESIRSPDTFWARMARELLTFDKDFQTTHIGSLENGDNAWFVEGRLNASFNCVDRHAIKNPNKVAIIYEADEPNEGRIITYGELLREVSRVAWVLKQRGVKKGDTVAIYLPMIPEAVVAFLACARIGAIHSVVFAGFSSDSLRDRVLDAGSKVVITTDEGKRGGKVIGTKRIVDEALKQCPDVTSVLVYKRTGAEVPWTNGRDIWWHEEVEKYPCYVAPESMSSEDPLFLLYTSGSTGKPKGVMHTTAGYLLGAAMTGKYVFDIHDDDRFFCGGDVGWITGHTYVVYAPLLLGCSTVVFESTPAYPNFSRYWDVIEKHKVTQFYVAPTALRLLKRAGDEHIHHKMEHLRILGSVGEPIAAEVWKWYFEKVGKEEAHICDTYWQTETGSHVISPLGGITSTKPGSASLPFFGIEPAIIDPVSGEEISGNDVEGVLAFKQPWPSMARTVWGAHKRYMDTYLNVYKGYYFTGDGAGRDHDGYYWIRGRVDDVVNVSGHRLSTAEIEAALIEHHQVAEAAVVGIADELTGQAVNAFVSLKDGNETTEQVRKDLVMQVRKSIGPFAAPKAVFVVEDLPKTRSGKIMRRILRKILSGEEDSLGDTSTLSDPSVVNKIIETVHAARAK, from the exons ATGTCTGACGGCGACGTTAAGCCCGCAAAGCCGGCCGTG GTGCTCGAGGCCAACGATGTCGACACTTTCCACGTCCCCAAAGCTTTCTATGAGAAGCACCCTTCGAAGACTCATCTGAAAGATTTGGACGAGTATAAGAAACTATACGACGAGTCTATCCGTAGCCCTGACACGTTCTGGGCCCGCATGGCCCGTGAGCTGCTCACTTTCGACAAAGACTTCCAAACCACGCACATCGGGTCGCTCGAGAATGGAGACAATGCCTGGTTCGTCGAAGGTCGCTTGAATGCCTCGTTCAACTGCGTGGATCGTCATGCCATCAAGAACCCTAATAAGGTCGCGATCATCTACGAGGCCGATGAGCCTAATGAGGGCCGCATCATTACCTACGGCGAGCTCCTCCGCGAAGTCTCCCGCGTTGCCTGGGTCCTGAAGCAGCGGGGTGTCAAGAAGGGTGACACTGTCGCGATCTACCTTCCCATGATTCCTGAAGCCGTTGTGGCTTTTCTCGCCTGTGCCCGTATCGGTGCCATTCACTCCGTTGTCTTCGCTGGTTTCTCCTCGGACTCCCTGCGTGACCGTGTCCTTGATGCTGGATCCAAGGTCGTTATCACCACGGACGAGGGTAAGCGTGGTGGCAAGGTGATTGGCACCAAGCGCATTGTCGATGAGGCCCTCAAGCAGTGCCCCGATGTGACCAGTGTGCTGGTCTACAAGCGCACTGGTGCCGAAGTCCCTTGGACCAATGGGCGTGACATTTGGTGGCAtgaggaggtcgagaagTACCCCTGCTATGTCGCTCCTGAGTCGATGAGCTCCGAGGaccccctcttcctcctctacACCTCTGGTTCGACTGGTAAGCCCAAGGGTGTTATGCACACTACTGCCGGCTACCTCCTTGGTGCCGCGATGACCGGCAAGTACGTCTTTGACATTCATGACGACGATCGCTTCTTCTGCGGTGGTGACGTTGGCTGGATCACCGGACACACCTACGTCGTCTATgcgcctcttcttcttggttgcTCTACCGTCGTTTTCGAAAGCACTCCCGCCTACCCCAACTTCTCCCGCTACTGGGATGTCATTGAGAAGCACAAGGTCACCCAGTTCTATGTCGCCCCCACAGCTCTGCGTCTGCTGAAGCGTGCCGGTGATGAGCACATCCACCACAAGATGGAGCACCTGCGTATCCTGGGCTCCGTCGGTGAACCAATTGCCGCTGAGGTCTGGAAGTGGTACTTTGAGAAGGTCggaaaggaggaagctcACATTTGCGAC ACCTACTGGCAAACTGAGACCGGCTCGCACGTCATCAGTCCCCTCGGTGGAATTACTTCCACCAAGCCAGGCAGTGCatccttgcccttcttcggCATTGAACCCGCTATCATCGACCCCGTCTCCGGCGAGGAGATCTCTGGCAACGATGTCGAGGGTGTTCTTGCTTTCAAGCAGCCTTGGCCTAGCATGGCCCGGACCGTGTGGGGTGCCCACAAGCGCTATATGGACACATACCTGAACGTCTACAAGGGCTACTAC TTCACTGGAGATGGCGCTGGCCGTGACCACGACGGATATTACTGGATTCGCGGTCGTGTCGACGACGTGGTCAATGTCTCTGGACACCGTTTGTCTACTGCTGAGATCGAGGCCGCTCTTATTGAGCACC ACCAGGTTGCCGAAGCGGCTGTCGTCGGTATTGCCGATGAACTCACTGGCCAAGCTGTCAACGCCTTCGTTTCTCTCAAGGACGGCAACGAGACCACCGAACAAGTCCGCAAGGATCTTGTGATGCAAGTTCGCAAGTCAATCGGTCCATTTGCCGCACCCAAGGCGGTTTTCGTCGTAGAAGACCTTCCCAAGACCCGCAGTGGCAAGATTATGCGCCGTATCCTACGGAAGATTCTGAGCGGTGAAGAAGATAGCTTGGGTGATACCTCAACC TTGTCGGATCCTTCCGTGGtcaacaagatcattgagACTGTTCATGCTGCCCGAGCCAAGTAG
- a CDS encoding putative DNA polymerase iota, protein MAAPRRDDGRIIIHFDYDCFYASVFEAEQPVLKSLPLAVQQKQIVVTCNYEARRRGLRKLQLIKEAKQICPDVVIVLGEDLTRFRNASKELYLFLQDFVWGKRVEKLGFDEVFLDVSDMVTYNVEMLNRNDLKNSFFHLDRRDPTVGFTYDATDFHGHAYQAVPDVATDAASEWLRTRLLVASHLAAYLRNQLEYQKGYTATVGISTSKLLAKLVGNTHKPNSQTTLLPPYTVAEHGAKSNVLHFLDAHEIRKIPGIGSKIAHRIKSFLTTAVNGPGTEVGRTRDTRPHSDDHIVTIGDVRCFPGMGPFLLEKILGGPGSPRGIGARIWGLIHGVDNTEVLQARDLPTQISIEDSYGRLDTVNEVRKELVALTVSLIRRMRVDLTEMDPDVHSPAGEPAAADALNTKRQLRWVAHPRTLRLSTCPRPAPGSDQSQRHGLNRISRSAPLPSYVFNLDENADALAERLVQDLAMSMFRKLHPENTGWNLRVLNIAVTNMIESAGDQKNSSGRDIGKMFRKQEATQHDDPTPELAKITFSGIAQGDVDSKTVDSAEANSTWEESDEDGDTPCVACTICGMLIPHFAILAHKTYHTTLDD, encoded by the exons ATGGCTGCGCCTCGTAGAGATGACGGCCGAATCATCATTCATTTT GATTATGATTGCTTCTATGCCTCAGTGTTCGAGGCTGAACAGCCAGTGCTCAAGTCTTTGCCTCTGGCGGTTCAACAAAAGCAGATCGTGGTCACTTGTAACTACGAAGCTCGACGGCGAGGGCTGCGGAAACTGCAGCTAATCAAGGAAGCGAAGCAGATCTGTCCAGACGTAGTCATTGTTTTAGGTGAAGACCTCACCAGATTCCGCAATGCTTCCAAGGAGCTCTATCTGTTTCTCCAGGATTTCGTCTGGGGTAAGCGAGTCGAGAAGTTGGGGTTCGATGAG GTTTTTCTCGATGTATCCGACATGGTTACCTACAATGTCGAGATGCTGAATCGTAATGACCTAAAAAACTCATTCTTCCACCTTGACCGTCGAGATCCCACAGTGGGGTTTACGTACGATGCGACAGACTTTCATGGACACGCCTATCAAGCTGTTCCCGACGTTGCAACCGACGCGGCCTCGGAGTGGCTTCGCACTAGACTGTTGGTTGCGTCGCATTTGGCAGCTTATCTTCGAAACCAGCTCGAGTATCAGAAGGGCTACACTGCCACTGTGGGCATTTCCACATCGAAGCTTCTCGCAAAGCTAGTCGGAAACACACATAAGCCCAATAGTCAGACAACTCTTCTGCCGCCTTATACTGTGGCGGAGCATGGGGCGAAAAGCAACGTGCTACACTTCCTTGATGCTCATGAGATCCGAAAAATCCCTGGAATAGGCTCGAAAATTGCACATAGAATCAAATCATTCCTTACTACGGCTGTAAATGGGCCCGGAACAGAGGTTGGACGGACTAGGGATACGAGACCACACTCAGACGACCACATCGTCACAATTGGCGACGTGCGTTGCTTTCCTGGCATGGGccctttcttattagaaAAAATTCTAGGGGGTCCAGGATCTCCCAGGGGCATTGGGGCGCGGATATGGGGGCTGATACACGGGGTGGATAACACCGAGGTTCTACAAGCTCGAGATCTACCGACGCAAATCAGCATTGAGGACTCATACGGTCGCTTAGACACTGTCAACGAAGTCAGAAAAGAGCTGGTTGCACTGACAGTAAGCTTGATCCGGCGCATGCGGGTTGATCTGACTGAGATGGACCCCGATGTCCATTCCCCAGCCGGCGAGCCCGCTGCAGCTGATGCTCTTAATACAAAACGACAGCTCCGATGGGTGGCTCACCCAAGGACTCTTCGTCTATCGACGTGTCCTCGCCCAGCGCCAGGCTCCGATCAGTCACAGCGCCATGGTCTCAACCGGATATCACGTTCCGCACCTCTCCCATCCTACGTCTTCAACCTGGATGAGAACGCGGATGCTTTGGCAGAGCGACTTGTACAAGACTTGGCGATGTCAATGTTCCGGAAGCTCCACCCTGAAAACACGGGTTGGAACCTTCGTGTTCTGAATATTGCCGTGACTAATATGATCGAGAGTGCTGGCGACCAGAAGAACAGCAGTGGTCGAGATATTGGGAAGATGTTCCGTAAACAGGAAGCGACGCAGCACGATGATCCTACGCCAGAGCTGGCGAAGATTACCTTCAGCGGCATCGCTCAGGGGGACGTGGATTCGAAGACGGTTGATTCCGCCGAAGCCAACAGCACCTGGGAGGAGAGCGACGAAGATGGCGACACGCCGTGTGTCGCCTGTACAATTTGTGGGATGTTGATACCACATTTTGCCATTCTTGCTCACAAGACGTACCACACCACACTGGATGATTGA
- a CDS encoding C2 domain protein, whose product MAPNPNSKGGSTSPQQHRVGEHWSGTNPVPTISKFMERLRSEEQQQKEYEEAAQTARERQTDGGASPHQPRKRAKGKTRKVRDPVTGKDMEVEDQDEHSMDTVKDPKLVVPNANLGKPTEVKTDAGQNLSEYKENQDVTAPPDPIAEGTTSDVPIHGEKTNILFHPTPTISYKPMFDQLEKRATGVCLGLFVGVLFLGHVFGGSLWGLIPLACCTTTGIWLWMKEVIRSGREMEWSSEQLRGQTVSFTTLYVSKEHLLSQANQATANLLPESVEWMNTFLGVVWGLLNPDMLAPIADTIEDIMQASAPSVVENVRIAEIDQGNNPIRILSMRALPDEHVQQLKDNICEENKKNKDPQEAAAAEEGGSYYNLEASFAYHAKPSGQSASSKARNMHMQVVFFLGIQGLFGVPFPVFVELIEMVGTIRLRLQMMPEAPFMKEITYSLVGIPHIKAGCMPMVRHGINVLNLPLISNFVNYAIGTACSLFAAPKSMTMDLGMLLKGDDIIKETQAIGVMWVRIHRAIGLSKQDKRGTHGGGSDPYINLSFSKYGKPMYCTRVITDDLNPIWEETAALLVTPELIKVDENLSVELWDSDRNTADDIVGKIELPIREMLAHPGRMYPQVSKLQGLNEGSEMPGELHWEVGFFGKPKLRPEMRTDGKRQDLPENLQDIPEFQDEKGTIITEEEDAITHTPPDPLWPSGILSVVVHQIVHLQLADIKGTTGSRKGREYEPAKSYGESTEEEGKDLPTSYCKIMLNDELIYRTRAKALSSKPIFNAGTERFVRDWRSSMVTVTVRDQRYREHDPILGVVQLKLTDLFQKSSQVTRWYPLDGGVGFGRIRISLLFRHVETKLPPNMLGWDVGTFHFVSDKLTLQGFNHRAKIKLRTGGSSGKIPRGWCHIEGNNSYYDLTNEDFRRSIRLPVKHRYRSPVVFELHTQGKHGAAGYSILWLQHLVDNEETEIDLPIWSTKNGSRLTQNYITEENWKAKEVPGLEDLHEIGRLQLRGLFTPGIDDSHEQYVVDSNSRETFETWEACMAEGVRPHRVTAEIPANIEKLHEQSLRAGRDVLKQSHPRERKRWIDKQGNNWSGAFGDDPAAYLDSKGRKIAEPGRDQPPQDPVNPPPKEIEPTGAAHPSDYEEDSSESSSEEDAQQEQQEQQQQQQRQPSEPQTITTKPSEASSSNGPSKRAAKRSEQRQQRGLMQWKPARNAVFARDEAKYAMRKVKHKFTGNLSGREPDIETETGQ is encoded by the exons ATGGCACCAAATCCCAATAGCAAGGGGGGGTCTACTTCCCCACAGCAACATCGGGTTGGAGAACATTGGAGCGGGACCAATCCCGTTCCAACAATCTCGAAGTTTATGGAGCGCCTCAGGAGTGAAGAACAGCAACAGAAAGAATATGAGGAGGCGGCCCAGACTGCCAGAGAACGACAGACCGACGGTGGTGCTAGTCCCCATCAACCGCGGAAGAGGGCCAAGGGAAAAACTCGCAAAGTGAGAGACCCAGTTACCGGCAAAGATATGGAGGTAGAGGACCAGGATGAACACTCAATGGATACCGTGAAAGATCCCAAG TTGGTCGTTCCTAATGCCAATCTGGGAAAGCCAACG GAAGTCAAAACCGACGCAGGCCAGAACCTGTCCGAATACAAAGAGAACCAGGATGTGACCGCACCACCCGATCCCATCGCTGAGGGTACCACGTCCGACGTGCCGATCCACGGCGAGAAAACAAATATTCTGTTCCACCCTACACCAACTATTTCCTACAAGCCCATGTTTGACCAGTTGGAAAAGCGCGCGACCGGAGTCTGCTTGGGTCTCTTTGTTGGTGTACTCTTCCTCGGCCATGTTTTTGGTGGCTCGCTATGGGGTCTCATACCCTTGGCCTGTTGCACTACAACTGGGATCTGGTTATGGATGAAAGAGGTCATCCGGAGTGGACGTGAAATGGAATGGAGCAGTGAGCAGCTACGAGGGCAGACAGTAAGTTTCACCACTCTGTACGTGTCCAAGGAACATTTACTAAGTCAAGCCAACCAGGCTACGGCCAACTTGTTGCCGGAATCTGTCGAATGGATGAATACTTTCCTTGGTGTCGTCTGGGGCCTGCTGAACCCCGATATGTTGGCACCCATCGCTGATACTATCGAGGACATCATGCAAGCGTCTGCGCCAAGTGTCGTGGAGAACGTTCGTATCGCTGAAATCGACCAAGGCAACAACCCTATACGTATTCTGAGCATGCGGGCTCTTCCAGACGAGCACGTGCAGCAACTGAAAGACAACATCTGCGAAGAGAATAAGAAAAACAAGGATCCTCAGGAGgcagcagctgctgaagagggTGGCAGCTACTACAACCTCGAGGCTTCTTTTGCATACCATGCAAAGCCGAGTGGCCAAAGTGCTTCCTCCAAAGCACGTAACATGCATATGCAGGTTGTATTCTTCCTGGGGATTCAAGGTCTATTCGGAGTGCCTTTCCCGGTGTTTGTAGAACTGATTGAAATGGTTGGAACTATACGCCTGAGACTACAGATGATGCCAGAAGCCCCTTTTATGAAGGAGATTACCTACAGTCTTGTTGGTATCCCGCATATCAAAGCCGGCTGCATGCCGATGGTGAGACATGGTATCAACGTCCTCAATCTACCGCTGATCTCCAACTTTGTCAACTATGCCATCGGCACTGCCTGCAGCCTTTTCGCAGCACCCAAATCAATGACCATGGATCTGGGAATGCTCCTCAAGGGCGATGATATTATCAAGGAAACCCAGGCTATCGGTGTGATGTGGGTTCGGATCCACCGTGCCATTGGACTGAGCAAGCAGGACAAACGTGGCACCCATGGCGGCGGAAGTGATCCTTATATCAacctctccttctccaaataTGGCAAACCTATGTACTGCACCCGTGTGATTACAGATGATCTGAATCCAATTTGGGAAGAGACTGCAGCCTTGCTTGTCACCCCGGAACTAATCAAGGTGGATGAGAACCTCAGCGTTGAACTGTGGGACTCGGATCGCAACACGGCGGATGACATTGTTGGCAAAATAGAATTGCCCATCCGGGAAATGCTAGCCCACCCAGGTCGCATGTATCCTCAAGTCTCCAAGCTACAGGGTTTGAACGAGGGTAGCGAGATGCCCGGCGAGCTGCATTGGGAAGTTGGATTCTTTGGAAAGCCGAAGTTAAGGCCGGAAATGAGAACAGACGGCAAGAGACAAGACCTCCCGGAGAATCTTCAAGACATCCCCGAGTTCCAGGACGAGAAGGGCACTATCatcaccgaagaagaagatgcaatCACGCACACGCCACCTGACCCATTGTGGCCTAGCGGTATCCTCAGCGTTGTGGTCCATCAGATCGTGCACCTGCAACTTGCCGATATTAAAGGTACTACCGGCAGTCGAAAGGGAAGGGAGTACGAGCCGGCAAAGAGTTACGGCGAAagcaccgaggaggaaggcaaagACCTACCCACCAGCTATTGCAAGATCATGCTGAATGATGAGCTG ATATACCGGACTCGAGCTAAAGCGCTTAGCTCCAAGCCCATATTCAACGCTGGTACTGAGCGATTCGTCCGCGACTGGCGTTCATCAATGGTCACCGTGACCGTCCGGGATCAACGATATCGGGAGCACGACCCGATCCTGGGAGTGGTGCAACTGAAGCTTACCGATCTCTTCCAGAAGTCCTCACAAGTCACCAGATGGTACCCTCTCGATGGCGGTGTTGGTTTCGGACGGATTCGTATTTCGCTGCTCTTCCGACACGTCGAAACGAAGCTGCCCCCTAATATGCTCGGGTGGGACGTGGGCACGTTCCACTTTGTGTCGGACAAGCTTACGCTGCAAGGCTTCAACCATCGGGCTAAGATCAAACTGCGCACCGGTGGAAGCAGTGGGAAGATCCCGCGTGGCTGGTGTCATATCGAGGGGAACAACTCATATTACGATCTGACTAATGAAGACTTCCGTCGAAGCATTCGACTTCCTGTGAAACATCGTTATCGCTCCCCCGTCGTATTTGAGCTGCACACGCAGGGCAAACATGGAGCTGCGGGTTATTCAATCCTGTGGCTGCAACACCTCGTCGACAACGAGGAGACCGAAATCGACCTACCTATTTGGTCGACAAAGAACGGCAGCCGACTCACCCAGAACTACATCACCGAGGAAAACTGGAAGGCGAAGGAAGTACCTGGGTTGGAAGACCTCCACGAAATCGGTCGTCTACAGCTTCGGGGCCTCTTCACTCCCGGGATCGATGACTCCCACGAGCAATACGTGGTAGACAGCAATTCCCGCGAGACCTTTGAGACCTGGGAAGCCTGCATGGCTGAAGGCGTGCGGCCGCACAGAGTCACGGCCGAGATCCCTGCGAACATTGAGAAACTTCACGAGCAGTCCCTCAGAGCCGGTCGCGACGTCTTGAAACAAAGCCACCCCAGAGAGCGCAAGCGCTGGATCGACAAGCAGGGAAACAACTGGAGCGGCGCGTTTGGCGACGACCCGGCCGCCTACCTCGACTCCAAGGGCCGCAAGATCGCCGAGCCAGGTCGCGACCAGCCCCCGCAAGACCCAGTCAACCCTCCGCCCAAGGAAATCGAGCCCACTGGGGCCGCGCACCCCAGTGATTACGAGGAGGACTCATCAGAATCGTCGTCAGAAGAGGACgcccagcaggagcagcaggagcagcagcagcagcagcagcgacaaCCCTCCGAACCTCAAACCATCACGACGAAGCCCAGCGAAGCTAGCTCAAGCAACGGCCCATCGAAACGGGCAGCCAAGCGCAGTGAGCAGCGCCAGCAGCGCGGTCTGATGCAGTGGAAGCCAGCGCGCAATGCGGTGTTCGCACGGGATGAAGCCAAGTATGCAATGCGCAAAGTGAAACACAAGTTCACTGGCAACCTGAGCGGACGAGAGCCGGATATTGAGACCGAGACGGGACAGTAG